A single window of uncultured Pseudodesulfovibrio sp. DNA harbors:
- a CDS encoding cytochrome c family protein — protein MNRLVLSIVAIFFVLSLVSAANAELFGDYVGYTACADCHAEIVEGWKTTPHAHAFETLKEQGEEKQQVQGCVQCHVVAMDADGGFIDMELTPELKDVQCESCHGPGLAHTESEDPKDIIGKPGEDNCRTCHTEGQDKNFDYSLKSRFVHGKK, from the coding sequence ATGAATCGCCTTGTGCTCAGCATCGTTGCCATTTTCTTTGTCTTGTCGTTGGTTTCGGCTGCCAATGCCGAACTTTTTGGCGATTACGTGGGGTACACAGCGTGTGCGGACTGCCACGCTGAGATCGTGGAGGGGTGGAAGACGACCCCGCATGCGCACGCTTTCGAGACCCTCAAGGAGCAGGGCGAGGAAAAGCAACAGGTGCAAGGATGTGTCCAATGTCACGTGGTGGCAATGGATGCGGACGGCGGCTTCATTGACATGGAACTGACCCCTGAACTCAAGGATGTTCAGTGTGAATCCTGCCATGGTCCGGGGTTGGCTCATACCGAGTCCGAGGACCCCAAGGATATTATCGGGAAGCCCGGTGAGGATAATTGCCGCACCTGTCATACCGAAGGGCAGGATAAGAATTTTGACTACAGTTTGAAATCCCGGTTCGTTCACGGGAAAAAGTAA
- a CDS encoding putative sulfate exporter family transporter has protein sequence MNTSSATLNYDLNRKSWFSSLYSLKEVLPGLLAMFFVAIFSNNLAGVPNPFTLQNLFAWLDGVIGPLNHQSFFQILNSNFVWNPLLLGLLIGNIFGVPDSWKRGLSYIHMLMPLGIIMLAPHFMIGHAFKIGLIPILICTGSLFVTASVTLGVSRLLKLDDRHGSIIAGGLSTGDPHVCAILMPLIKAKGGQVVNAFVCVIVFGLIAMQLLPVLGDLVGIPAKYFGLASVVGVGNGTQGLYAAFGNSYEAGRWASWFDVGRHVIMPAGFLYVFIVMFIRKLRNRNNEEVRATRGIKTFPLWLGVFIFFWVLACLHVFKEPAHHAIFEMVKWDFSLAAGALGLSLSFRDIGEHGFKGFLVTCIAGFIRIALLLAVILLCVKTGLLPA, from the coding sequence ATTACGACTTGAACAGGAAATCCTGGTTCAGTTCGCTTTACAGCCTCAAGGAAGTGTTGCCCGGTTTGCTGGCAATGTTCTTTGTCGCCATCTTCAGCAATAATCTGGCGGGCGTGCCGAACCCGTTTACGCTCCAGAACCTGTTTGCATGGCTCGACGGAGTCATCGGTCCGCTGAATCATCAGTCATTCTTTCAGATATTGAACTCTAACTTTGTCTGGAATCCGCTGCTGCTCGGTTTGCTTATTGGGAACATCTTCGGTGTGCCGGATAGCTGGAAGCGTGGACTGTCCTACATTCATATGTTGATGCCGTTGGGTATCATCATGCTGGCCCCGCATTTCATGATCGGTCATGCTTTCAAGATAGGCCTGATCCCCATCTTGATTTGCACCGGCTCCTTGTTTGTCACAGCCTCTGTGACATTGGGGGTCTCCCGACTGCTCAAGTTGGACGACCGGCATGGCTCTATCATCGCGGGTGGCCTGTCTACAGGTGATCCTCATGTCTGCGCCATCCTCATGCCGCTGATCAAAGCCAAGGGCGGTCAGGTCGTCAACGCCTTTGTCTGTGTCATTGTCTTTGGCCTAATTGCCATGCAGCTTCTGCCAGTTTTGGGTGATCTGGTCGGTATTCCGGCCAAGTATTTTGGGCTGGCATCCGTTGTCGGTGTCGGTAACGGCACACAAGGCCTTTATGCCGCCTTTGGCAACAGTTACGAGGCTGGGCGTTGGGCAAGCTGGTTTGATGTTGGTCGCCATGTGATTATGCCCGCCGGCTTCCTGTACGTCTTTATCGTCATGTTCATTCGCAAATTGCGGAACAGGAATAATGAGGAAGTCCGTGCCACCCGTGGCATCAAGACTTTCCCGTTGTGGCTTGGCGTGTTCATTTTCTTCTGGGTGCTGGCCTGCCTGCATGTCTTTAAGGAGCCTGCACATCATGCCATTTTTGAAATGGTCAAGTGGGATTTCTCGCTGGCAGCGGGTGCTCTTGGGCTTTCCCTTTCCTTCCGTGACATAGGTGAGCATGGCTTCAAAGGATTTTTGGTCACCTGTATTGCCGGATTCATTCGTATCGCGCTGTTGTTGGCAGTGATCCTGCTTTGCGTCAAAACCGGCCTGCTTCCGGCCTAA
- a CDS encoding sigma-54 dependent transcriptional regulator, translating to MLHKILLVDDEQELLSILKRSLSRQGYTVHTATSGEEAWKALSETMYDLIVSDLAMEPMGGLELLKQVRTIDSILPFIIMTGAGSIETAVDAIKLGAYHYITKPFKTQELALLARRAIEHGELHRKLESFNAQEEDDQTGAMVVGNNAVIQQMMNTVDKVSGSDAPILIQGETGTGKSMFAKRIHLASSRADKPFFTIDCGALTENLLESELFGHVKGAFTGATRAKRGLLEEAQGGTIFLDEIGELSPSTQVKLLRAIQELEIKPVGGNTPINIDVRFLSATSRNLDEGVETGDFRKDLFYRLAVIPLRLPPLRERQDDLLLFVDHFVRKFNTRYNKDVTELSPSAMQMLMDSPWKGNIRELENVIERAVLLSDDNIITLDSLCTTARSCAQNKYENPSQAVELKSAVEKAEISAIRQALAVAEGNRSKAAKILGIGRRTLYDKIDTYNL from the coding sequence ATGCTGCATAAAATATTACTCGTGGATGATGAACAGGAATTGCTTTCCATTTTGAAACGGTCTTTGAGTCGTCAAGGATACACTGTCCACACAGCAACGTCCGGCGAGGAGGCGTGGAAAGCGCTTTCTGAAACCATGTACGATCTGATTGTCAGTGATCTTGCCATGGAGCCTATGGGTGGACTTGAGTTGCTCAAGCAGGTGCGGACCATTGATAGTATTTTGCCCTTTATCATTATGACCGGGGCGGGGTCCATTGAGACTGCGGTCGATGCTATCAAGCTCGGTGCTTATCATTATATTACCAAGCCGTTTAAGACTCAGGAGTTGGCTTTACTCGCCCGCCGGGCCATCGAACACGGTGAGTTGCATCGCAAGCTGGAATCTTTCAATGCCCAGGAAGAAGACGATCAGACAGGTGCCATGGTCGTTGGTAACAACGCGGTTATCCAGCAGATGATGAACACTGTGGATAAGGTGTCCGGTTCAGATGCCCCTATACTCATTCAGGGCGAGACCGGAACTGGCAAGTCCATGTTTGCCAAGCGGATTCATTTGGCAAGTTCGCGTGCAGATAAACCTTTTTTTACCATTGATTGTGGTGCGCTCACTGAAAACCTGTTGGAAAGTGAGTTGTTTGGTCATGTCAAGGGAGCCTTCACCGGGGCCACACGTGCAAAACGTGGCCTGCTTGAAGAAGCGCAGGGTGGAACGATCTTTCTGGATGAAATAGGTGAATTGTCACCATCGACGCAGGTGAAACTCCTTCGGGCAATTCAGGAACTGGAGATTAAGCCCGTGGGTGGCAACACTCCTATTAATATCGACGTTCGTTTTCTTTCTGCCACGAGCAGGAATTTGGACGAAGGAGTAGAAACGGGAGATTTTCGTAAGGACCTTTTCTATCGGTTGGCGGTAATTCCGTTACGGTTGCCTCCTTTGCGTGAGCGGCAGGATGATCTTCTGTTGTTTGTCGATCACTTTGTGCGCAAGTTTAACACTCGGTACAACAAGGATGTTACCGAGCTGTCTCCGAGTGCAATGCAAATGCTTATGGATTCGCCGTGGAAGGGGAATATCCGCGAACTGGAAAATGTCATTGAGCGCGCAGTGCTGCTTTCAGACGATAACATTATCACGCTTGATTCCTTGTGTACCACTGCGAGATCTTGTGCTCAAAACAAGTACGAAAATCCCAGTCAGGCAGTTGAGTTAAAAAGTGCCGTTGAAAAGGCTGAAATTTCCGCTATTCGGCAGGCTCTTGCCGTTGCAGAAGGTAATCGTTCCAAGGCTGCCAAGATCCTCGGCATTGGTCGGCGGACGCTCTACGATAAAATCGATACCTATAATCTTTGA
- a CDS encoding helix-hairpin-helix domain-containing protein, whose translation MKNIIIALILMLTIAIASVPAFAGDNDGKLNLNTATVEQLLAIDGIDQPMAEAIIELRTENEEFVDMDELLDVDGIDSTLLRKLSKFLFLEPASSCNC comes from the coding sequence ATGAAAAATATCATCATCGCATTGATCCTTATGTTGACCATTGCCATAGCCTCTGTTCCCGCTTTTGCCGGTGACAATGATGGCAAGCTTAATCTTAATACCGCAACCGTGGAGCAGTTGCTTGCCATCGACGGCATTGATCAGCCCATGGCCGAGGCAATTATCGAGTTGCGTACTGAAAATGAAGAGTTCGTGGATATGGATGAATTGCTTGATGTGGACGGCATTGATTCCACCTTATTGCGTAAACTGAGCAAGTTCTTGTTTTTGGAACCTGCATCATCTTGTAACTGTTAG
- a CDS encoding ATP-binding protein: protein MNNIDSSYLLPEISPGMDMPGEVPVFGKRALYGLVHSGSLRYGTGMRRFVYLSLILMAFVLFFSAGNAWCRETCKVGIRAISPPFSFLAMQDGEQGVRGYSIDEWVLLGELLDADIEFVLVDSLVDYPRMYADGQLDLMAHGSRPSSRSSFVFIPLGYSLRNHLFVNTKSPVVNNLNKLVGKRVVAITGAPYSPEVEFGNDVIKVTSPLEALSMLDQGVVEIFVAPSERVADYLIDQNGFSNIEKKGKVLGEVPLGLSVSRHDRQFAADLMSAVRHLRETGHLAQLRDKWFGEHSRRDGLAYYAKHIAIAVAIVGLIFIGIVLWNVSLKRRVDKAASDLRRTEQRYRDLIESSPDVIFLVNEAGDILHANERAQSFLLFPDQDDVVNLGQIMVPDDVDEIAVFLTKVFNDGCDKHEFSMQSVSGNPMEVEIAGRVIQGPLHTELLACLFARNVTERNRMEEELIQSERLGIIGKMAASVAHEVNNPLGIIQANAEDLLYEADVDDGVKEGLSAIQRNAIRAGEITKGLLEAASPQPISLKRIDVGDMIHESLSLLGPKVKKSRIEVRVEDGPLFIRGDSRVLQQVIVNLLFNSLASMDGTGSIEILVWRQGENDLQTVRLEVKDEGKGIPRENLPRIFEPFFTSRKGGFGLGLFITRRMIERHDGLIFAESEVGEGTRMILEFPAYGHKEDINAA, encoded by the coding sequence ATGAATAATATTGATTCATCATACCTCCTCCCTGAGATTTCCCCTGGTATGGACATGCCGGGGGAAGTCCCTGTCTTCGGGAAACGGGCGTTGTACGGGCTGGTGCATAGTGGTTCTTTGCGTTATGGAACCGGCATGCGCCGCTTTGTTTACCTCAGCCTAATCCTTATGGCGTTTGTTCTGTTTTTTTCAGCTGGCAATGCATGGTGTCGTGAGACTTGCAAAGTTGGTATTCGGGCTATATCTCCACCATTTTCATTTCTTGCCATGCAGGATGGTGAACAAGGGGTTCGTGGTTATTCCATCGATGAATGGGTTTTGCTTGGTGAACTGCTTGATGCGGATATCGAATTTGTTCTTGTAGATAGTCTGGTTGATTACCCTCGCATGTATGCAGACGGGCAACTTGACCTCATGGCACACGGATCACGCCCGTCTTCCCGTTCTTCATTTGTTTTTATTCCGCTTGGATACAGCCTGCGTAATCACCTTTTCGTCAACACGAAGAGTCCAGTGGTTAATAATTTAAATAAACTCGTTGGCAAGCGTGTGGTGGCTATTACCGGGGCTCCCTATAGCCCGGAAGTCGAGTTCGGCAATGATGTGATTAAAGTGACCTCTCCGCTTGAAGCCTTGAGTATGCTTGATCAGGGTGTTGTTGAAATTTTTGTGGCGCCGTCCGAGAGGGTGGCGGATTACCTGATTGATCAGAATGGTTTTTCGAATATCGAGAAAAAAGGGAAGGTTTTGGGCGAAGTGCCTCTTGGGCTGTCTGTTTCACGCCACGACAGGCAGTTTGCTGCTGACCTGATGTCTGCCGTGCGGCACTTGCGGGAAACCGGACATTTGGCTCAGTTGCGAGATAAATGGTTTGGTGAGCATTCGCGAAGGGACGGCCTTGCTTATTATGCCAAACATATTGCCATCGCTGTGGCGATAGTCGGTTTGATTTTTATAGGTATTGTTTTGTGGAATGTCTCGCTCAAACGTCGAGTGGACAAGGCCGCCAGCGATTTGCGCCGGACAGAACAACGGTATCGTGATTTAATCGAATCTTCTCCTGATGTAATTTTTTTGGTTAATGAAGCTGGTGATATTTTACACGCCAATGAGCGTGCTCAATCATTCCTTTTGTTTCCAGATCAGGATGACGTTGTAAATCTTGGTCAGATTATGGTTCCTGATGATGTTGATGAAATAGCGGTGTTCTTGACCAAGGTTTTTAATGACGGGTGCGACAAGCACGAATTCAGCATGCAAAGTGTGTCGGGCAATCCAATGGAAGTGGAGATTGCTGGTCGCGTTATTCAAGGGCCGCTGCATACGGAACTCCTTGCCTGTCTTTTTGCGCGGAATGTGACAGAACGCAATCGTATGGAAGAGGAACTTATTCAGTCTGAGCGGCTTGGAATTATAGGAAAAATGGCGGCAAGCGTGGCGCATGAAGTCAATAACCCTTTGGGTATTATTCAGGCTAATGCCGAGGACCTGCTGTATGAAGCTGATGTGGATGATGGCGTGAAAGAAGGGCTGTCCGCTATTCAACGGAACGCTATCCGTGCCGGCGAGATAACCAAGGGACTGCTTGAAGCAGCCTCTCCCCAACCCATTTCTTTAAAAAGAATAGATGTAGGCGATATGATTCATGAGTCGCTTTCCCTGCTTGGTCCCAAAGTGAAAAAGAGCAGAATTGAAGTTCGCGTAGAGGACGGCCCTCTCTTTATTCGAGGCGATAGCCGTGTTTTACAACAGGTCATTGTGAATTTGTTGTTCAATTCATTAGCGAGCATGGACGGGACTGGTTCTATCGAGATTCTGGTTTGGCGGCAGGGAGAGAACGATCTTCAAACTGTGCGACTGGAGGTCAAGGACGAGGGAAAGGGTATTCCTCGCGAGAATTTGCCACGTATTTTTGAACCGTTTTTTACATCTCGCAAGGGTGGGTTCGGTCTGGGCCTGTTCATTACCCGTCGTATGATTGAGCGCCATGATGGTTTGATTTTCGCTGAGTCGGAAGTTGGGGAAGGTACTCGTATGATTTTGGAATTTCCCGCATATGGACACAAGGAAGACATCAATGCTGCATAA